The following proteins are co-located in the Ailuropoda melanoleuca isolate Jingjing chromosome 13, ASM200744v2, whole genome shotgun sequence genome:
- the TNNC2 gene encoding troponin C, skeletal muscle, which yields MTDQQAEARSYLSEEMIAEFKAAFDMFDADGGGDISVKELGTVMRMLGQTPTKEELDAIIEEVDEDGSGTIDFEEFLVMMVRQMKEDAKGKSEEELAECFRIFDRNADGYIDAEELAEIFRASGEHVTDEELESLMKDGDKNNDGRIDFDEFLKMMEGVQ from the exons ATG ACGGACCAGCAGGCGGAGGCCCGGTCCTACCTCAGCGAGGAGATGATCGCTG AGTTCAAGGCCGCCTTCGACATGTTTGACGCTGATGGTGGCGGGGACATCAGCGTCAAGGAGTTGGGCACGGTGATGAGGATGCTGGGCCAGACACCCACCAAAGAGGAGCTGGACGCCATCATCGAGGAGGTGGACGAGGACG GCAGCGGCACCATCGACTTCGAGGAGTTCTTGGTCATGATGGTGCGCCAGATGAAAGAGGATGCGAAGGGGAAGAGCGAGGAGGAGCTGGCCGAGTGTTTCCGCATCTTTGACAG GAACGCAGACGGCTACATCGATGCGGAGGAGCTGGCTGAGATCTTCAGGGCCTCTGGGGAGCACGTGACAGACGAGGAGCTCGAATCCCTCATGAAGGACGGTGACAAGAACAACGACGGCCGCATTGACTTCGACG AGTTCTTGAAGATGATGGAAGGCGTGCAGTAA